Proteins encoded within one genomic window of Psilocybe cubensis strain MGC-MH-2018 chromosome 2, whole genome shotgun sequence:
- a CDS encoding Protein CASP: MASVETNFAAALTTWKDVNLTELQKTLDKQGVELVDNQKESIVGRKALAEKTKEFKKMPEEEKLNAFKGLLKAYQTEIDSLTKRSKASDNAFLHVYKVLAEAPDPYPLLEAAVDQAVKVAEAMEHESELQRLREENVELKKKVSDFASVENAKKKLEAKVEQLDQRMDALIQEKVSQKANELTATYDEKIMNYEDREQDLQRQLSLTKNQLRDLRVSNENNQAKLFDHSQRQDQEVVSKLAEVDMIIADLDRANSRIVALEHRNEILRAEIETTRSGTETSERVQTLESQVADLEAETETLSQSIETQKLRALEIETAAQRKIEELSKEVQKKTTETEQLRSKLKMLGDYDEIKRELEIMKYVEFSGFDANDDDGTLTNGNDDDDVYLPSPGAQKTSSRVGKSLETLLATKNKRLQEELTKLRILHGELEDSLSTVKQELESATFDLEKQRELNEKLENDLLSINKQGASTDIETDVLASLDLSKRTETPVRATPIPFTPSADTSILPIVTSQRDRFRQRNAELEEELRKQFQIISELRNEIKTLQSDNLKLYEKVRYMQSYREDSGARPVTQLDPLPAPSSARGDDMSKYQARYEEAMNPFEAFRGREATRAYQNLNPVERAVLVLTRSILGNRRARAFFVCYALALHALVMYSTYECTASPGAQLQSQPNPHRP; the protein is encoded by the exons ATGGCCTCTGTGGAGACCAACTTCGCTGCAGCTCTGACAACCTGGAAAG ATGTCAACTTAACCGAGCTGCAGAAAACTCTCGATAAACAGGGTGTTGAACTTGTGGACAATCAGAAGGAGAGCATCGTGGGCCGTAAAGCATTGGCAGAAAAGACGAAAG AATTCAAAAAGATgccagaggaagagaaactGAATGCATTTAAAGGTCTCTTGAAAG CATACCAGACAGAAATTGATAGTCTTACCAAACGGTCCAAGGCATCCGACAACGCATTTCTGCATGTTTACAAGGTTCTTGCGGAGGCCCCCGACCCGTATCCTCTCCTGGAGGCAGCTGTG GACCAGGCCGTCAAAGTTGCAGAGGCAATGGAACACGAATCGGAACTTCAAAGATTAAGGGAAGAAAATGTAGAGCTCAAGAAGAAAGTTAGTGATTTTGCAAGTGTCGAGAACGcgaaaaaaaagttggaaGCCAAAGTGGAGCAGCTGGACCAAAGG ATGGATGCTCTTATACAAGAAAAAGTTTCGCAGAAAGCAAATGAACTAACTGCTACTTACGACGAGAAAATTATGAATTATGAAGATAG GGAACAAGACTTACAACGACAGCTATCCCTCACCAAAAATCAACTTCGGGACTTGCGAGTTTCCAATGAAAACAATCAAGCTAAACTCTTTGACCATAGTCAAAGGCAAG ATCAGGAAGTTGTTTCCAAACTTGCAGAAGTCGACATGATTATTGCAGACCTGGATCGTGCCAATAGTCGCATTGTAGCGTTGGAACATCGCAAT GAAATTCTTCGTGCTGAAATTGAAACCACACGGAGTGGTACAGAAACCTCGGAAAG AGTCCAAACTTTGGAATCACAAGTTGCTGACTTGGAGGCTGAAACCGAAACACTCTCACAATCCATTGAAACGCAGAAGTTAAGGGCATTAGAAATCGAAACAGCTGCGCAGAGAAAAATTGAGGAACTCTCCAAAGAGGTTCAAAAGAAG ACAACCGAAACAGAACAACTTAGGTCCAAACTAAAAATGCTTGGCGACTATGATGAAATCAAACGAGAGCTTGAAATCATGAAG TATGTTGAATTTTCTGGTTTCGATGCTAATGACGACGATGGTACCTTGACGAACGgaaacgatgatgatgacgtgTACCTCCCAAGCCCTGGTGCTCAAAAAACAAGTAGTAGAGTGGGAAAATCTCTGGAAACTCTCCTCGCTACAAAAAACAAACGTCTTCAAGAAGAACTCACCAAGCTGCGG ATTCTTCACGGAGAACTCGAGGATTCTCTAAGCACCGTCAAACAAGAATTGGAGTCTGCAACGTTTGACTTGGAAAAACAGAGAGAATTGAACGAGAAGCTGGAAAATGACCTGCTTTCAATTAATAAACAAGGTGCATCGACAGATATTGAGACAGATGTTTTAGCGAGCTTGGACCTCAGCAAAAGGACG GAAACACCTGTTCGTGCAACGCCCATACCCTTTACCCCTTCCGCGGATACCTCGATTCTACCTATAGTAACAAGTCAACGAGATCGTTTCCGTCAGCGGAATGCTGAATTGGAAGAG GAATTAAGAAAACAATTCCAGATCATCTCCGAACTGCGGAACGAAATCAAGACGTTGCAATCTGACAACTTAAAACTCTACGAAAAAGTCAGATATATGCAAAGCTATCGGGAAGACTCAGGCGCTCGTCCAGTCACACAACTTGATCCGCTTCCAGCTCCTTCCAGTGCCAGAGGGGACGATATGAGTAAATATCAGGCGAGGTATGAAGAGGCTATGAATCCGTTTGAAGCTTTCAGAGGAAGA GAAGCGACAAGAGCTTACCAGAATCTCAACCCAGTTGAACGAGCGGTGCTCGTCTTGACTCGGTCGATACTTGGGAATCGCAGAGCCAGAGCTTTTTTCGTGTGTTATGCACTGGCCCTACACGCTCTCGTGATGTATTCCACTTATGAATGCACCGCCTCACCTGGAGCGCAGTTGCAGTCACAGCCTAACCCTCATAGACCATAG